A portion of the Caenorhabditis elegans chromosome III genome contains these proteins:
- the Y47D3B.3 gene encoding Abnormal cell migration protein 18-like fibronectin type I domain-containing protein (Confirmed by transcript evidence), protein MQFLIYSVLLLVIVRSSIAKDYDIEILPENCDCLDWYGACKVNGKKWVDDDVWKYSCDGKERSDATFTGCQGNGGDVAVGQNTTIEDLWQVCTQDAQKLHYEIEPFCEFNGTKIRVGKEYQDGSFQWLCLSTGRWITGCYYFNETHTDLLLRVDEHAYNGLIEHVCSKRQEYPAIVQYYTQVRKDVDVKHPTNKGVNRNFPEPLQKLIDEDINVRWLHTSSVHFIKNEEKPRSYTRFLPDSRIPLGK, encoded by the exons ATGCAGTTTCTAATTTATTCTGTTTTATTATTGGTGATAGTTCGAAGCTCCATTGCGAAGGACTACGATATTGAAATATTGCCag agaaCTGTGACTGCCTGGATTGGTACGGAGCGTGCAAAGTAAATGGAAAGAAATGGGTCGATGATGACGTTTGGAAATACTCTTGTGATGGGAAAGAACG atctgACGCCACATTTACCGGTTGTCAAGGAAATGGTGGTGATGTAGCCGTCGGGCAAAACACGACTATAGAAGATTTGTGGCAAGTATGCACTCAAGATGCACAGAAGCTGCACTACGAAATTG AACCTTTCTGTGAGTTCAATGGTACTAAGATTCGAGTTGGAAAAGAATATCAAGATGGAAGTTTCCAATGGTTATGTCTATCCACGGGGAGATGGATTACGG GCTGCTACTACTTTAACGAAACTCACACCGACCTCTTGCTCCGAGTCGACGAACACGCTTACAATGGGCTCATTGAGCACGTTTGCTCAAAACGACAAGAATATCCAGCCATTGTTCAGTATTACACACAG GTTCGAAAAGACGTCGATGTGAAACATCCGACTAATAAAGGAGTTAATCGAAACTTCCCGGAGCCCCTCCAAAAACTAATTGACGAGGATATAAAc gtCCGGTGGCTTCATACCTCGTCAGTCCATTTCATTAAAAACGAGGAGAAGCCGAGGAGTTACACACGATTCTTGCCAGATTCGAGGATACCGttgggaaaataa
- the Y47D3B.12 gene encoding IGFBP N-terminal domain-containing protein (Confirmed by transcript evidence), which translates to MSVGYSLVILTIFLSFCFVSCNTTETNSTTTPIPHSTSEAPLKCTRDYHCPSSCDVCRSGICTHILNLSCSRDYHCPACEVCRSGKCIGGEEQKKCETENDCEAGGWCMEGRCVENKCDEDSDCAVERAICKVGVCERVS; encoded by the exons ATGTCTGTTGGTTATAGCTTGGTCATTTTG acaatattcctatcattttgttttgtttcctgTAACACAACAGAAACCAACTCCACAACCACCCCAATTCCCCATTCAACATCCGAAGCCCCACTCAAATGTACTCGAGACTATCACTGCCCATCCTCGTGCGATGTTTGCCGGTCTGGAATTTGCACTCATATTCTGAATCTCAGCTGCTCCCGTGATTATCACTGTCCTGCTTGTGAAGTATGCCGGTCAGGGAAGTGTATTGGAGGTGAAGAACAAAAGAAATGCGAGACTGAAAACGATTGTGAAGCTGGTGGCTGGTGTATGGAGGGAAGATGTGTTGAGAACAAGTGCGATGAAGATTCCGATTGTGCAGTAGAGAGAGCCATTTGTAAAGTTGGAGTTTGTGAGAgagtttcataa